The Alteromonas mediterranea DE genome contains the following window.
AGCCCCAATATTGTATGCATCAACACTCATAGCAACACAAACAATGAGATCACCGCAATATTGAGGGTTGGTATACAGGGCTTCAAACGCAGCCCGTTTAACGCCCATCCAACCGTGAACTTTAGAGGGCTGCTCTACAAAGTGACGTACGTCATCTGGCAGGTCTTCACCGTAAAGATCGATGAGTAAGGGCAACGGGTTTTGATCCGGTGCTTCATCTGGCATCCATACTTCGTATTCTTGACGGTTATCGGCCTTTCCCCGGCTTTTTATGCCATAAGATAAATTTACTGGTCTACAGATACTGCGATCTTCATCTACTTTGTGAAAATATTCAGAGCGCATACGCTTAATAAAAGGGGCATCTAAACCCGCAAGCGCGGCTGTCGGGTACCGATAACCAATTTCGCTGTGCTCAACCATATGTAAAGTGGGAATAGCTTGCGTCAGCTTTCTTTTCAAACCCGACAATGTATTCACTTTTGGTAGAACGATACTGCGCTCTGGCTCTATGGTTAACCTGCTGCCATCTTCAGTAATAAACTTTGGCGTTTTGTGAAACTCATAACCGTTAAACCCCATTGTTTTTACCGCTGCATTTCTATATTGCGATAGTTCACTAAAAAGCGCGGTGTGATTGCGAATATGTTTAAATAACGGTCTTGATGCGGTCATATTTACTTCCAGTTCGGCTACTTCCATTTTAATTCAGGGGTCTATTGACCTAATTCTTTGATAAAAAGCGATGCCATATTTCTGCGCCTACATCGTCATAGTGTTTTACCAAATCTCGATAGCGCTTACGCAAAGCGACATCCACCAGTGGCGATGGTAATAAAGGGTCGAATACCAGTCGATATAACGCGCTATCACCTACGACATATGACTCTTTGGTGGCTTCTTCAAGGGGTAAGCTATGCAGATGCTTCAGCGACTGTTCAATTTCCTCGCATCCGTTGCGATAAAGCCCTTCAAGATCATCCTGACGCCACAACTCCATTGCCTTGTTATGCATTTTGTCTTCAAAGTCAGTGGCACTAAAAACCATGACTTTCTTGGACAACCCTAGTGTCTGAAGTTTTCCTCTTACCCCTTTCGCACCATCAAGAATGTTGTTCGGTCTAATATACATGTCGCTTACTAGCTTTCTCATTCCCACTAGCTTTAGCGCACGTTCGTTAGTTCTTTGCTGCTTCTTATCACTTTTTGGTAGCGTATTGGTCTGCGCAACCACCCAATCGTTACCCCACGACATAAGGCTGTCTTCGGCGTTGCGCCATTGACTAATTTCTTTAGCAAACTGCTTACCGTTTTCCCCAAGCGCGTAATAACCACGCTCAACTAAGGTGATCAGCTGCATAGACTGTAAACGCGTTAGCGTAACGCGAATGTTATTTTCAGAAATGCCAAATAACGCGCCTACCCTCACTGCAGAAGCAGCATTCATTTGTATATTTTCTCGCGAACCGAGAAGTTTCAACAGTAGCTTTCTCGCCACTGGCTTTTTCACTATTGCTTGTTGCACCGTATAACTACTTCTTCATGTGGCTTAATTACGTGTCTGTGTTTCTGTCAACGTTAAAAACCATCATTATACAAAGGGTTGTCGAGCACAAACATTACATAATTTGACTAATTAAAACATTCAGTGTAATGATCTTAATATTGTTATTTTTGGCACCACATTATGACCTCACTTAACCGCTTTGATACACATACTGTAGACAACCAGCCGTCTATTCTAAATTCATACAACTTGTGGCGCGATGACAAACTACTAAAGACATACGTTACTCAGCAATTACCCGAGAAGCAGCATTGGATTGCAGAACTCTTAGGATGCTTTGGCGCGCTTGCAGGCAATGAACTCATGGAGCATGGCGAGCTCGCTAATAAAAATAAACCCGAGCTTCGTACCTTTGATCGCTACGGCAGGCGTATTGATCACGTTGACTTTCATCCAAGCTATCACGCGCTAATGCAAAGTGCGATGAAACACAACGTACACAACTATTCATGGCAAAATGAACAACAAGATGGCGCACATACCCTTCGCGCGGTGTTAATGTACATGCACTATCAAGCCGAATCTGGTACGTCTTGCCCCCTTACCATGACACATGCTGCTGTGCCGGCAATGCGCTATGGTAAGTCGCTTCCCTCTTACTGGTTAGATAAACTCATTAACGGTGTTTATGACCCTCGCTCCCTGCCCGCAAGTCAAAAAAACGGGGTTACTATCGGTATGGGAATGACCGAAAAACAAGGCGGTTCAGACGTAAGGCGCAACACCACTACTGCGACAAAGCAGCGCGATGGCAGCTATAGTATCGTAGGTCATAAGTTCTTCTTCTCTGCCCCCATGTGTGATGCCCACCTCATTCTTGCCCAAGCCGAAGGCGGGCTTAGCTGCTTCCTGCTGCCCAGAATACTCGAAAATGGTGAACTGAATAACGTGCGAATTCAACGTTTGAAAGACAAGCTAGGCGACTGGAGCAATGCATCCTCTGAAGTAGAGTTTCAAGAAGCCACGGCATACTTAATTGGTGAAGAAGGCCGTGGCGTACCGGTGATCATCGATATGGTGTCGTTAACCCGTTTAGACTGCATGATTGGTTCATCAGCGCTAATGCGGCAATCACTGGTACACGCATTACACCACGTAAGTCATCGCGACGCGTTCGGCAAAACCTTAGTCAACCAGCCCTTAATGCAAAACGTTCTAACAGACCTTACCATCGAGTGCGCTGCCGCTACTGCGCTCACTATGCGCGTTGCAAAAGCAGTCGACAACGCATCACGTAATAGCTATGAAGCAGCATTAGCAAGGCTGGCCACGGCGATTGGAAAATACTGGATTTGTAAACGCACGCCTATGTTTGTGAACGAAGCTCAGGAGTGTTTAGGCGGTATTGGTTACGTTGAAGAAAACCCCATGCCCCGATACTACCGTCAGGCACCGCTTAACTCAATTTGGGAAGGCAGTGGAAACGTGCAATGCTTAGACGTACTTCGCGCACTCGCTAAAGAGCCCAATGTAAAAGAAGCGTTGTTTAACGAACTTAAAACGCAAACCGGCAAAAATAAACATTACGATATTCACCTTAGTAAACTATTAGACGAGTTATCAAATACGCAGAATATGGAAACGCGCAGCCGTTATTTAACTGAGCAAATGGCGCTAGCGCTCCAAGCATGCACGTTACTTGCTACATGCACCTTTCTTGCTAAAGGAAACGTCCATAACGACATTGCTCACACATTCTGTGAATCACGGCTCGGCAATGCGTGCGGTTTCGCTTTAGGTACACTCCCCGATACGACACCGTTTGAAAAAATTATCGCGCTGGGGCAGGTTTCTTCTAGCTAAACCCTATCTTGAAATAGCTTTGAGATTATATGTGTAATGATTGAATTATTTCGTTCAGCTCGATTATCAGCGCGCTAAATTTAACGGGTTTGAACTGAAGCTTTTAGACATATTTAACCGTCATTGATAACGTCACCTGCCCAGCCATTTCATATAGAATTATTTTTCAATTTGCGCTCTATATAGAATTAACTACAATGAGGATATGGTCGGTCACGCGTTAGGTGTTCTATGCAAGCGCAATCTTCAACAACAGACAAAGGGCAGTTTGCCCATGTTGCTAATGCAATTCACAACTTGTTCGAAAAGTGGCAGTTAAACCAAAAGCAGCGTATGCAGCTACTTGGCTTTACATCAACATCCATGCTGCACAGATTTGAGAACGAGCCAGAAAAGGTATCTGTGCGCCCTGATTTGGAAACGCGGATAGGTTTGCTACTAAATATTCATCAAGCCTTGAGGACGCTGTTTAGCAACCCTGACAACGTGTATGGATATCTGTCGATGGTCAATAACAATCCCCCTTTTAACGGTCAAAAACCAATTGAAATTGCCTGTCGCGATTTTATGGGCTTAGTTCGTGTACATGACACCCTCGATGGCATGCGTGGAGGAATGTGGTAGTGCGTTGGCACCGATTGATTAACAGCAAATACCCTACGATTGATATTTTCGACGATATTGCTTCGCCAGAAGCCTTTGACGCGATTTACGCCATGCAAGCGAAGGTGAACCCACGCTTACGGCTACTCAATACAGGGGAAGGTGCGATCAGTACCAGCGAGATACTCATAGGCGCTCAGCAAGTGCACTCAGCCATTGCGCCGTTCGTGCATATACCTGTAACGCCTTCTCGATTTAGTACAGGCGGATTCGGTGTGCTTTACGGTGCAAGTACTGTCCATGCTGGGTTAGATGAAGTGCGCCACCATATTGTGAAGCACCTGTCTCAAGTGAATGGCTTTGCTTTTGAAAACATTCAGCTAAGGGAATATGTGTTTAATTACGCTGCCCCGTTAGAGGATGTGACGGGTGTGCAAGAATATCACCTGCCTGATGACTACAGCGCTCCGCAGGCGTATGGCGCAATAATGTGGGCGGCTACACGCGACAAGGTGATTAAAGGACTGACAAAAAAAGATACGGTCGGTGTAAGATATCGATCGGTACGAAGTGCCAATGCAGAGTGTATTGCACTATTCTCGCCAAAGTTCATTGAAGACATGAAGCAATCGCGTCACTACGATATGAACTTCAACCCTAAAACTAAAATGCTCTCGCCCGAGAATGAAATTAAGGTCGCTTGATGTTACTAATCACGCCACGTACTTTATAAAGAATGTAACAAGCAATGAGAGTAATAAGCAGCTCCGCATTCGTGGATTAGTGCGCTGATGAAGTGCATTGGATATCTGCAATTCACAAATGTTTATCACAAAAGAAAACGGCCTTTTAAAACGGGTTAACCGAATACCCTTTTTGCGCCAAACGCGCATGTGCTGTCATGGCAGATAAATCCATTTTCACCCCATCAATCAATGCACTTTTTTCAACGCCATGGGCTGCGGCAGACTGCCCACACACTATCACTTCAACGCCTTGCTCCATCAAAGCACTTAGCAGTATTTCGTTGCAGAAATGCTATCAACATTTCCAAATCTTATTTCGATAGTAAGGCCTATGCGATCCAAAACCTGGGAAAAACACGTTAAAGATACAACGAGTCGAACTTTGCTTTGTTAAGCATGTCTTCAATAAAGCAGTATTTTACAGTGGGTATATTATGTATAGCAGCACTTCGAAAAATGTGATGAGCAGAATAACGCATCAACTGAGCAAAATTAAAACAACCCTATTAGCGTTAATGTGCGTCGCTATCGTAAGCGCCTGCAGTAGTAATAAGCCTCAGATAAATGTTGATGAAAACCAAAACTTTGCTGACATCAAAACGTTTTACATTCAGCCTCCGTTGAACCCCATTAACGCAACGCTTGCCAACCATCTATCAACGGCTATCACTGAGAACCTCATCGCAAAGGGTCTTAAACCGGCGTCTGAAGAAGACGCCGATATCGCTGTGGGATACGTGCCTTCCACAAGCACGAAAGAAGACGGCACTACGCTAAATTTAGGGTTAGGTACTGGTAGCTATGGCCGCTCTGGCGGTATTTCACTAGGCAGCATTTTCAGCATTCCCGTGGGAGAGCAAACGTCGCTTCAGCAAGGGCTGCAAATTGATATGGTAAAAGACGGAAAGTTTATTTATAGCGCAGCTGGAAGCACTGAACTAGATGGGAAAGACAGTATCAGTATACAAAATAGTCTGAACGAACTTGTTAGTGAGTTACTCAACCCTTACCCAAATACAACGCTAAATACCCAATAGGTTGAGCCGGCCCTTTCGCTATTTTGAGCCTTTTTTTAAGACTTTTAAAATCAAAAATGCGTGGGAATTAAAACACCCCCTTCGTTGAGTTTTGTCAATGAAGGGGGCATTTATTTTAAGCATTTTACCTACAATGTTATCGAGAAGCGGCGGCTAATTAGCTGTGCTTACGCTGCTTTTTTCCACGCTTCCCTTTCATTTCATCAAATTTTTCTAGCTGTTCATCGGTAAGGATATCAGCAACTTTTGCACGAATCTCCGCGCGTTTTAGAAAGCGCGCTTTTACTTGCTGCGCTTTTTCCTCGGCAATGGCATTCACTTTATCCTGATAGTCTGCATCATCTGGATTTAGGCCAGCCAAAAGGTTTCTATTTTTACGCATGCCCTCTTCACGCATTTCCGATTTTTTAGCTCGGCGTTCCGCTTTAAGCTCTTCCTTTAACGTTTGAAATTGTGCTATTTGCTCGTCGGTAAGGGCAAGTACTTTTTCCATTTTATGCAGCGGAAAAACGCTCCCGCCTCTGCGCTCATCAGAATGCTTACCGCCTGCATAGGCAGTCGTTGCGATACATGCACTTAATAAAACACCGGTAATTAATTTTTTCATCTTAATCTTCCTACTTGTTTTGTCATGATAATGCATGACGTTAAAAATAATGTTGTCTCATCAACGAAATGAAGTATGCGTGAATCAATCGATAAGTAGGGTTAAGCTAGTGTAAAGTTCGGTAAAGTTGAAAAAAACACCCAGCGTAAAAGGGTAAGCTTAAATCATGGAAAATGAAAAAATTAACGTATTACTTGTCGACGACGATGTCGACCTTTGTGCGCTGCTAAGCGAATTCTTAGAAGGCGATGGTTTTAGTGTGCATGCTATTCACAGCGGCGAAGAGGCCGTCAACACGCTGCTAAACAGTAATCAGTACGACACCGTAGTGCTAGACATTATGATGCCAGGTATGTCGGGGCTTGATGTGCTTAGAGCCGTTAGAGCTGAAAAGCAAACGCCCATTCTTATGTTAACCGGGCGGGGTGATGATATTGATCGCATTGTCGGCTTAGAAATGGGTGCAGACGATTACTTACCTAAGCCGTGTAACCCAAGAGAACTTGGCGCGCGCATTCGCGCAATAATACGCAGAACACAACAGCTTAAAGCGCCCGCGACTGTGATAACCGAACTACATGGCATCTCACTAGATATTGGCGCGCGAACAGCCTCGGTAAAGGGAAGGCCTATTACTTTGACTGGCGCAGAATTTAACGCACTTTGCTTGTTGATGGAGCGTGCAGGGCAAACCATTTCGAAACAGGAAATGACGCAAGAGGTGCTAAGCCGTCCGCTGGAAGCCTATGACAGAGCCATGGATGTACACATCAGTAGAATTCGACAAAAGCTATCTGCTGTGGGTGTGAATAGTGTGATTAAGTCTATTCGCAAAGTAGGCTATCAGATGTTGACCTCACCTCAGTCACAAAAATAATAAGGTACGTGATATGGCTGCAGGCACTACGTGGAAAAACATAAAAAACGGGCTCGGATTCAAGCGCTTATTTTGGCGTATTTTCCTTACTTTCTGGATTGCTAGCCTCGCGGTAATGGCCACTACAGGCTACGTATTAATAAACGAATATACCTCCACCGAGTACAATCAACGCTTTTTTAACGACGTTACCGCCCAAGCTGAAAGAATTGTGTGGCGTTACGAGCATGAAGTGCTTGTTGACGGCAAGGCCAAAAGAAAGATAAAAGAGTGGATACGGCAGCGAGAAAACCGCGGTGGCCAGCTTATTCCCATGCTAGTTTACAATGCTAAAGGTGAATCTATTTATCATTATAGAATGAATAAGGTGCCCTCTGAGCAGCGTATTGAACAGCATGTTTATGGGCCTTCAAATACTCGCTATACGGTATTGGTTCGCCAACCGCAGGCACCTCGTATGTATAAACAAGTGCTGTACCGTTTTCAATCCATACAATTTGTTTTAATTTTTGTGGCATGTGCCCTTGTCAGTGCCCTACTCAGTTGGACTATCGTTAAACCAATAACGTATTTAGGGGCATTTAGTCGCCGCTACGCCAATGACCAAACCATCGCGCCGTTACCTACCCCTTTGCTTGCTCGCGGTGACGAGCTTGGTGACTTAGCGACAGATATAAACTTTATGGTGGGTAAAACCCATGAAGCGGCGAGCGCCCAGCAAAGGCTTCTTCACGATGTCTCTCACGAATTGCGCGCCCCGCTGGCTCGTTTACAGGCTTCTGCAGCACTGATAGAACAAAATCAACCTGACAATCGCCATGTAAAGCAAATTCATAATGACTGCCATCGTATAGACCAGCTCATCCAACAGATATTAAATTTTTCAACATTGGAAAACGCCCAACCCGAGGAACAAGTTTGCGATATAGCAGCCTTGTGTGAGCGGATTTTGGATGACATGGCAATAAACTATCCTGGCATTCCAACGGTTTTGACACCGCCGAAAGGCACGCAAAAACAACGATTGATTCGCTGTTACCCCGAAGCTATCCATCAAGCGCTGGATAATATTATTGGCAACGCCTGTAAGTACTCAGATAAAAGGCAGCCTGTGAGTGTGGCTATTGAGTCGACTAGCGCAGCTATGCTCATTAAGGTTACGGATAAAGGCCCCGGCGTTGATGAAAAGGAAATCGAGAAGTTGATGCAACCTTTTTACCGGGCAGGAAACCAAATGCATACTGAAGGCTTTGGTTTGGGACTTAGCATTGCGTTAAAAGCGATTAAAAAACATGGCGGTAGCCTAACTATGCAAAGCCCTAGTGAAGGCGGTTTGTGCGTAGAGGTGTCGCTACCTAGGCATGGTAAAAAAACGGCTAAAAGCCGATAAACTTTCACTCTGTGAAGACGAAATGTAAGGAAGTCGACGTAAAATAACGCTATGCTTGACGTAATGATGAAGTGCAGATTTAAATAATGGCAGCGCAACAGCCGCTTTCCGTTCAGCAAAACCTCACTATTCGCTTGTTGCGGGTACTGAGATACAACAAAGCGCGTATTGAGCGTGCCCTTACACTCATGCCTGAAAAGCACAGACCTCTTTTTCACGTGCTTCCTTTTCTGGTGCACGTCAATCACGAGTCGCTTCCCGGCTTTGTCGCGCCCCTCTCAACGGGCGAAAGTGTACCTTTTGGGATCAGTAATTATTCCTTTAGGACTGATATAGAAAAAGCCCTTTTACGATGCTTCCCTTCAGAAAGCCATTTGTTTGCAGACATAAAGCAGATATGGCCGCGACAACGCGCCGTCGATGCTTTGGTACTTATGGGCAGTGTAGGCACTATCGCTCAAACCGATGATTCCGATTTTGATTTCTGGGTATGCATAGACGGAAAACAATTCACTTCCACCGCACTTTCGCTATTGCAACAAAAGCTTACCGCTATAGAAAAGTGGGCCGACCAAACCTTTGGTATAGAAGTGCATTTCTTTTTGTCTGAAATAGACAAAGTAAAACAAAACGACTTTGGCGTTGCCGAAGGAGAAAGTGCGGGTTCCGCCCAAGCGTTATTTCTCAAAGCCGAGTTTTATAACACCAATATCGTGGTGGCAGGTAAAGCCCCCTTTTGGTGGCTAACCCCAGAAAAAACATCAGAAAAACAGTATCAAGCCATATACAACAGCCTTGAAAAAGGTGGTTCACCAGATCTAGATTGGTTTATGGATTTAGGCCATTTAGAAAAGTTAGATGCCAGCGAGCTTTTTGGGGCAGCTATCTGGCAGTTAGGAAAAGCGATGGACTCGCCGTTTAAGTCGGTGCTAAAAATGGCAAAGTTAGAGGTTTACCTTGCTAATATCGCCGAGGGACAACCACTGTGCAACCTGCTTAAAAAGCATGTACACCGAGGCGCTGAAGCACCGGGGCATGTGGCAGACATCGACCCCTACTCGCTTATGTTTGATGAGCTAATTACCCACTACAGTGAGCATGGGCAAGCCGAAGACATTGCCGTACTAAGAGAGTGTTTGTATTTGAAATGCGGCTGTGCCCTTAGTCAACCGCTGATGGAAGATGAGAAACCCAACTTCAAACGCAGAATTATGGCGTCTTATGCCAGACAATGGGGATGGAATCGAAAGCAGCTTAGTCATTTTGATAATCAGCAAGAATGGAATTTCAGCGAGCGAGTGCAATTAAGTCGTCGCATTCATCGTTTCTTATTGAAATGCTACCGTCGTATTTCCAAAGAGCTTAGTCACCACCAGCAAGTCATGGATGAAAAAGACATGACGGTATTGGGCAGACGTTTAAGCACGTACTATGCGAAAAAAGCCGATAAAATTGAATTCCTTCGCCGTGCGTTTGACGAAAGCCTTTATTGTGAAAAGGTCACTATTGCCATGCGCCAGCTCAAAAACGGTGAGGAAGTATGGTCGGCCTATGCAGGAGATTTATTGAGTAAGTCGGGTATCATCGACGAGTCGCAAAAAATTACGCAGGCATCAAGCGCTATCGCACTCATGGTGTGGTGTGTATCAAGCAAAATCATCGATACACACAGTAAAGTTTACCTCGACTACAACTACGGCGAAGTCAGCGAACTTGATTTAAACGACTTACTTAAGCACTTATGCAAGTATTTTCCACCGGTAAAGGTTTCAGCACTTCCGCGAAATAACCTGCTCGCTCCAGAACGGATCACCGCCTGCTTTGCAATTGTAAACTTTCCTACACTACGGCAAAAAGCCACAGTAGAGGACGTATCTGTTATCTACAGCACGTCTTGGGGCGAAACATTTCTAAAAAGCGGCAGTGAAGTACTTGATACACTATGGTACGACTTGCAAGAAGTCTCGCCAGCCCCACCTTGCTACGTTATGGTGCCAAGAGGTAATCAACAGGCTCGTATTTTAGGTGAATTTTTAGAGGCCCATGAACTTAACTTCACCGTTTTATACTAGCTCTCTCCCACTTTCTGTATATCCCGTCTAAAAAATACGCAATAAAACTTGCACTTTAGAATTACAAGTATAATCTAAAGTCATAGACTACAAATGTAATCCATTAATTAGACATTATTATTATGAATAAATCGACGGACAAACCTGAAATTTCTAATGCGGAATTTGAAGTACTCGACGTGTTATGGGAAGACCATCCTGCCACATCGAATGAAGTTATCGCACGCCTTAACAATAAAAAAAGCTGGCATGAAAAAACCGTAAAAACACTGTTAGGAAGGCTGGTTAAAAAAGAGGTACTGGGGTTTGAAAAGCAACACCGCCAATATCTATACCACCCCTTAATAGCGCGAGAAGATTACACGAAGAAAGAAACCACAAGCTTCGTTAGTCGACTTTTCAAAGGAAAAATAGCCCCAATGGTAGCGGGCTTCGCCAACCAAAACTCACTTTCACAGCAAGATGTGGACGAGCTCAAGGCCCTAATAAAAAAGTGGGAACAGAACAATGATTGATTGGATTATTGCTCAACAGGGCATGCTTTCTGTAACACTTACACTGCTTATAATTACAGAGCATTTTTTACACAGAAGCTCGGCGCATCACTTACGTATAAATTATGGATATTGGTCCCCGTTTGCTTGCTGCTTAACAACATCCCTATGTCGATAGTAGCAATTCCATCGAATGACTTCAGCCGATATGTGGTAGGGATCACCCCTACTTTGACCACTCGCGACGCCGCGCCTTTGTTCATAACCTGGGGGATAGGGGTATGCGTTATTACGGCCTATATTTTGGTGCACCACCTAACGACATGGGCGTCTATTGGCAAACGTCGTGCTGTACACACTAACGCGTATTATTCTAGTAAAGCCACCACGCCTATGCTTTTCGGCTTTATCGCGCCCAATTAGCGATACGCCCTAGGATATAAAAGGTACAAAAGAGGTGAGTAGCAATAGGTAACGTTAGCTAAAACAGCCACTTTTATGCCGTGTTACAAAGTAGAATACTAAAAGGAGCAATCGCTCCTTTTAGTGTTTTGTCTAATTGACTTATCCACTCGGCCCACATCATTTCTTTTCGCGAAAATGTAAAGCGCCTTTACATTTTCTCTACAGTATTTGCGGTACTACTGCGTTAGAATGTAAGTATTTACATACGCTCTAGCTATTAATTAATGGAATGCCTGAATAGCCTTGATTCAAATTTTTTCGAGGTGAATTTACATTTCGCTATTCCCGCAGCCTCAAAAAGGATATTCAATATGAAACGCTTTATTTTAGCCCCTGCTCTGCTTACATTGACTTGCTTTACCCATTCAGCCCACGCCAATATCAGTGAGCTAAAGGGCCTTCTAGGCGATAAAAAAGCTGATACAACTGTTACCACCAGCAGCCTTACACAAATGGCAACAAGTGCGGCATCTAACATCGACTTAGCCAGCTTAGTCAGCGCTGTTTCTGGTAATCTGAATGTATCTAACGAGCAATCGCAGGGCGGCATTGCGTCGGTAATGAACTACGTACAAAGCAACTTATCTAACGGTGAATACTCGCAGCTAGCGAAAAACATCCCTGGCTTAGACGGCTTGCTTGATGACGTACCCGCGCTGTCTGACAGTTCGGCGCCAAACTCAAGCTCTTCGCTATCTGGGTTACTAAACAAAGCCTCGGAGTATAGCTCTACCGTTAAGTCGGTCAATGACTTAAAACAGCAGTTTGAAGCCCTTGGTTTATCAACTGATATGATTGCGAGCTTTGTTTCAATAATAAGTACTTACCTAAATGTAAACGCCGATAGTGAAACCCAAGCCTTATTTAAGTCTGGCCTAGATAATTTGCTAACGGCTCTGTAATCTAACCATTCTTGTTTTGCAGATGAGGCTTTTCTCCGTTGTTGAGACTAGCCTTTGCCTCTCTTATTAACCCAATAAAGCAATATAAACGCCTATGCAAAATGCAATATCTCGGTTTGCTGCTAAGCCTAAATGGTTTCGAGTGTCTACTTACCTTGTGCTTGTTTACTTCACTTACGCGCTGCTGTTAGGCGTTCTAGCCCCTGCTATATTGAAAACCAAACTTCCCCAAATAGTTGAGGAACAAACAGGGAGAAAAGCCAGCGTAGCAGATATTGCTATTAACCCGTTTTTACTAAAAGTAGACGTTCGTAACTTCACTATTTACGCCTCAGCTCACAGTGGGGTTCTCTCTGAAAGCCAGATTGAGAAAGAAACTACCAATACACAGCCCGATAGCCGTTTTTTCAGCGTGGGGCATATGTCATTAGACGTAGGTTTTTGGCATTCAGTATTTACGCTAACGCCAGCAGTTGAGAAGCTCTCCATTGATGCGCCATTTGTTACTGTTGCTCGCCTCAATAACACCAATACTACCCAAACATTCAACTTTTCCGATATCCTCGAGCACGTAGCACAACAGACACCTGAAACCGACGGCGCGCCATCCGAAAGCGAAAATGGCCAAATTCCGCATATCACATTAGGTGAATTTTCACTGACTCATGGCCACGTGATTATCGAAGATAGGGTAACGGACACCCTACTTAATTACCCAGAACTTGAAGTTGCATTGCAAGATTTAGACACCCATGCGGTACTTAAAGACACAGCTCAATCTACGTCTTTGCAAAGCGCGAATGATGCAGCCTCGAAAGGGTCGACATCTGCTTTTAATCAGTATCAATTTACATTGGTAACGGCCGAAAAAGGTAAAATATCCATTGATGGCGAATTTCAGTTATCTCCCTTAAAATTGACCACCTCAGTGGATATCGATGATATTGCCCTTGTACCGCTCTGGTCCCTCGGTAAACACCTAATAGCTGCTAATTTAGCCGATGGCACGGTGAGCGTTAGCCTACATGCTGAAATTTTTGAAGAAAAAGACGCTTTCCAGTTTCTACTGCAAC
Protein-coding sequences here:
- a CDS encoding sensor histidine kinase, translated to MAAGTTWKNIKNGLGFKRLFWRIFLTFWIASLAVMATTGYVLINEYTSTEYNQRFFNDVTAQAERIVWRYEHEVLVDGKAKRKIKEWIRQRENRGGQLIPMLVYNAKGESIYHYRMNKVPSEQRIEQHVYGPSNTRYTVLVRQPQAPRMYKQVLYRFQSIQFVLIFVACALVSALLSWTIVKPITYLGAFSRRYANDQTIAPLPTPLLARGDELGDLATDINFMVGKTHEAASAQQRLLHDVSHELRAPLARLQASAALIEQNQPDNRHVKQIHNDCHRIDQLIQQILNFSTLENAQPEEQVCDIAALCERILDDMAINYPGIPTVLTPPKGTQKQRLIRCYPEAIHQALDNIIGNACKYSDKRQPVSVAIESTSAAMLIKVTDKGPGVDEKEIEKLMQPFYRAGNQMHTEGFGLGLSIALKAIKKHGGSLTMQSPSEGGLCVEVSLPRHGKKTAKSR
- a CDS encoding class I adenylate cyclase is translated as MAAQQPLSVQQNLTIRLLRVLRYNKARIERALTLMPEKHRPLFHVLPFLVHVNHESLPGFVAPLSTGESVPFGISNYSFRTDIEKALLRCFPSESHLFADIKQIWPRQRAVDALVLMGSVGTIAQTDDSDFDFWVCIDGKQFTSTALSLLQQKLTAIEKWADQTFGIEVHFFLSEIDKVKQNDFGVAEGESAGSAQALFLKAEFYNTNIVVAGKAPFWWLTPEKTSEKQYQAIYNSLEKGGSPDLDWFMDLGHLEKLDASELFGAAIWQLGKAMDSPFKSVLKMAKLEVYLANIAEGQPLCNLLKKHVHRGAEAPGHVADIDPYSLMFDELITHYSEHGQAEDIAVLRECLYLKCGCALSQPLMEDEKPNFKRRIMASYARQWGWNRKQLSHFDNQQEWNFSERVQLSRRIHRFLLKCYRRISKELSHHQQVMDEKDMTVLGRRLSTYYAKKADKIEFLRRAFDESLYCEKVTIAMRQLKNGEEVWSAYAGDLLSKSGIIDESQKITQASSAIALMVWCVSSKIIDTHSKVYLDYNYGEVSELDLNDLLKHLCKYFPPVKVSALPRNNLLAPERITACFAIVNFPTLRQKATVEDVSVIYSTSWGETFLKSGSEVLDTLWYDLQEVSPAPPCYVMVPRGNQQARILGEFLEAHELNFTVLY
- a CDS encoding BlaI/MecI/CopY family transcriptional regulator, encoding MNKSTDKPEISNAEFEVLDVLWEDHPATSNEVIARLNNKKSWHEKTVKTLLGRLVKKEVLGFEKQHRQYLYHPLIAREDYTKKETTSFVSRLFKGKIAPMVAGFANQNSLSQQDVDELKALIKKWEQNND
- a CDS encoding DUF2780 domain-containing protein encodes the protein MKRFILAPALLTLTCFTHSAHANISELKGLLGDKKADTTVTTSSLTQMATSAASNIDLASLVSAVSGNLNVSNEQSQGGIASVMNYVQSNLSNGEYSQLAKNIPGLDGLLDDVPALSDSSAPNSSSSLSGLLNKASEYSSTVKSVNDLKQQFEALGLSTDMIASFVSIISTYLNVNADSETQALFKSGLDNLLTAL